A single Sphingopyxis chilensis DNA region contains:
- a CDS encoding cold-shock protein — protein MSFNKDRRGHRGRGKRDDFGNFDSFEPAPYSGDSYGGGRGGFGDRDRGGFGGGDRGGGFGGGERSGGFGGGGGGGGFGGGRGGGMPAQVVGEGQGTVKFFNASKGFGFVARDDGGEDVFVHISAVEQAGLQGLASGQPLGFTLVERNGKVSAIDLKIEGEPMPVEEFAPRRDDRAGGDRPGGARGRRQLTGERTSGTVKFFNTTKGFGFIARDDGQADAFVHISAVQRAGMAGLDEGDRVAFDIEVDDRGKFAAVNIQPHQD, from the coding sequence ATGAGTTTCAACAAGGATCGCCGTGGCCATCGGGGACGCGGCAAGCGCGATGATTTCGGCAATTTCGACAGCTTCGAGCCGGCTCCCTACAGCGGCGACAGCTATGGCGGCGGCCGTGGCGGCTTCGGCGACCGTGATCGCGGCGGCTTCGGCGGCGGCGATCGTGGTGGCGGTTTCGGCGGCGGTGAGCGCAGCGGCGGCTTCGGCGGCGGCGGCGGTGGTGGCGGTTTCGGCGGCGGACGCGGTGGCGGCATGCCGGCGCAGGTCGTCGGCGAAGGCCAGGGCACCGTCAAATTCTTCAACGCATCAAAGGGCTTCGGCTTCGTCGCCCGCGACGATGGCGGCGAAGATGTGTTCGTTCACATCAGCGCGGTCGAACAGGCGGGTCTTCAGGGCCTCGCTTCGGGCCAGCCGCTCGGCTTCACGCTCGTGGAGCGCAACGGCAAGGTTTCGGCGATCGACCTCAAGATCGAGGGCGAACCGATGCCGGTCGAGGAATTCGCTCCGCGCCGCGACGATCGCGCTGGCGGTGACCGTCCGGGCGGCGCCCGCGGCCGTCGCCAGCTGACCGGTGAACGCACGTCGGGCACCGTCAAATTCTTCAACACGACGAAGGGCTTCGGCTTCATCGCGCGCGACGACGGACAGGCCGACGCCTTCGTCCACATCAGCGCGGTGCAGCGCGCCGGCATGGCGGGCCTCGACGAGGGCGACCGCGTCGCCTTCGACATCGAAGTCGACGACCGCGGCAAGTTCGCGGCGGTGAACATCCAGCCGCATCAGGACTGA
- the purE gene encoding 5-(carboxyamino)imidazole ribonucleotide mutase yields the protein MGDRAPQVGVIMGSQSDWPTMAHAVQILEEFGIAHDVQIVSAHRTPDRLVAYAKSAAERGLKAIIAGAGGAAHLPGMVASMTRVPVLGVPVQSAALSGVDSLYSIVQMPGGVPVATFAIGKAGATNAGLFAAALLANEDAGLADKLNGWRDAQTNGVAPVPVREG from the coding sequence ATGGGCGATAGGGCGCCGCAAGTCGGTGTGATCATGGGCAGCCAGTCGGACTGGCCGACGATGGCGCACGCGGTCCAGATTCTCGAGGAATTCGGCATCGCCCACGACGTCCAGATCGTCTCGGCGCACCGCACCCCCGACCGCCTCGTCGCCTATGCCAAGAGCGCGGCGGAGCGCGGCCTCAAGGCGATCATCGCGGGCGCAGGCGGCGCCGCGCACCTGCCCGGCATGGTCGCCTCGATGACGCGCGTCCCGGTGCTCGGCGTTCCCGTCCAGTCGGCGGCATTGAGCGGCGTCGATAGCCTCTATTCGATCGTCCAGATGCCTGGCGGCGTCCCCGTCGCGACCTTCGCAATCGGCAAGGCGGGCGCGACCAACGCCGGGCTGTTCGCCGCCGCGCTGCTCGCGAACGAGGATGCGGGTCTCGCCGACAAGCTGAATGGCTGGCGCGATGCGCAGACGAACGGCGTCGCCCCCGTTCCCGTTCGCGAGGGCTGA
- a CDS encoding 5-(carboxyamino)imidazole ribonucleotide synthase → MLAPGSTIGILGGGQLGRMLGLAAAQLGYKVHIYAPDAESVAAEVTAHHSQAAWDDEPRLAAFAAACDVVTYEFENVPVDTVRFLSGHVTVRPGMAGLKIAQDRLEEKTFVAGLGGRPAPFAAVPDRAALDAALAELGAPAILKTVRMGYDGKGQARIVAPADADAAWEAIGRHAAVLEGFVTFAHEFSVILVRGIDGEVRFWDSPVNVHEDGILATSSLPPPQIILDQQDEARALMAKIAAELDYAGVLTGEFFATEDGPVFNEMAPRVHNSGHWTIEGAVASQFANHIRAVAGLPLGSTETATLPVTMHNLIGGGIETVPALLADENCHVHHYSKTAVREGRKLGHATWVGASPA, encoded by the coding sequence TTGCTCGCACCCGGTTCGACGATCGGCATCCTTGGCGGCGGCCAGCTCGGCCGGATGCTTGGTCTTGCCGCGGCGCAGCTCGGCTACAAGGTTCACATTTACGCCCCCGACGCCGAAAGCGTCGCGGCCGAGGTGACCGCGCACCACAGCCAGGCGGCGTGGGACGACGAACCGCGCCTCGCCGCCTTCGCCGCGGCGTGCGACGTCGTCACCTATGAATTCGAAAATGTGCCCGTCGACACGGTGCGCTTCCTGTCGGGGCATGTCACGGTGCGCCCCGGCATGGCGGGCCTGAAGATCGCGCAGGACCGGCTGGAAGAAAAGACCTTCGTCGCGGGCCTCGGCGGCCGTCCCGCCCCCTTCGCGGCGGTGCCCGACCGCGCCGCGCTCGATGCCGCGCTGGCCGAGCTTGGCGCGCCCGCGATCCTCAAGACGGTGCGCATGGGCTACGACGGCAAGGGACAGGCGCGTATCGTGGCGCCCGCAGATGCCGACGCCGCATGGGAAGCGATCGGCCGCCACGCCGCGGTGCTCGAAGGTTTCGTGACCTTCGCGCACGAATTTTCGGTGATCCTCGTCCGCGGCATCGATGGCGAGGTCCGCTTCTGGGACTCGCCCGTCAATGTTCATGAAGACGGCATCCTCGCGACCTCGAGCCTGCCCCCGCCGCAGATCATCCTGGACCAGCAGGACGAAGCCCGCGCGCTGATGGCGAAAATCGCCGCCGAGCTCGATTATGCCGGCGTCCTCACCGGCGAATTCTTCGCCACCGAAGACGGGCCGGTATTCAACGAGATGGCGCCGCGCGTCCACAATAGCGGCCATTGGACGATCGAGGGTGCGGTCGCCAGCCAGTTCGCGAATCATATCCGCGCCGTCGCCGGCCTGCCGCTCGGCAGCACCGAAACCGCGACGCTCCCCGTCACCATGCACAATCTGATCGGCGGCGGGATCGAAACCGTGCCCGCGCTGCTCGCCGACGAAAATTGCCACGTCCATCATTACAGCAAGACCGCGGTGCGCGAGGGACGCAAACTCGGCCACGCCACCTGGGTTGGAGCCTCGCCCGCATGA
- a CDS encoding dihydrofolate reductase gives MNRPEITLILARAANGVIGAGGKMPWHLPADLRRFKQLTMGRPMIMGRKTFDSLPAILEGRRHIVLTRDPDWQDEGAEPVATIEEALKLANAPHVMVIGGAEIYRLFLPLADRVELTEVAIEPKGDAVIDYPAVADWREAAREDHPADDAGRPAYSFVTLVRK, from the coding sequence ATGAACCGCCCCGAAATCACGCTGATCCTCGCCCGCGCGGCCAACGGCGTGATCGGCGCTGGCGGCAAGATGCCCTGGCATCTGCCCGCCGACCTCCGCCGCTTCAAGCAGCTCACCATGGGCCGCCCGATGATCATGGGGCGCAAGACCTTCGACAGCCTGCCCGCCATTCTGGAGGGCCGCCGCCACATCGTCCTCACCCGCGACCCCGACTGGCAGGACGAGGGCGCCGAGCCCGTGGCGACGATCGAGGAAGCGCTGAAGCTCGCCAACGCGCCGCACGTCATGGTGATCGGCGGAGCGGAAATCTATCGCCTTTTCCTGCCGCTGGCCGACCGCGTCGAACTGACCGAAGTCGCGATCGAGCCCAAGGGCGACGCGGTCATCGACTATCCAGCCGTCGCCGACTGGCGCGAAGCCGCGCGCGAGGATCATCCCGCCGACGACGCCGGCCGCCCGGCGTACAGCTTCGTCACGCTGGTGAGGAAATAA
- a CDS encoding glycerophosphodiester phosphodiesterase family protein → MMTDSEDWAAALEGPKKKPMKRRTKILLWLFAALVAWFTLSNASFLAPDPKGKPKLIAHRGVYHLYDKRAATGRDTCTARHIFAPEHEVFENTPESMRWAVGNGAAMVEVDVAPTRDGRMVLFHDWSVDCRTDGKGETRDLTLAQLKALDIGFGYTADGGKTFPLRGKGIGKMPTVEEGLAALPVHPILFNFKSKDAREADQLFAILKASGRDSVKIGDAFYGGAAPVKRMRELLPDNWSFDLKGGAKACTKDYVAWGWTGVVPESCRNGVIAIPINYQWAYWGWPDRLIARMDSVGARVIVFGPYEKGKSNEGVSTPQQLAKIPASFNGHIWVEDIREVGPALRPRQR, encoded by the coding sequence ATGATGACCGACAGCGAAGATTGGGCCGCAGCGCTCGAAGGCCCGAAGAAAAAGCCGATGAAGCGGCGCACAAAAATCCTGCTCTGGCTTTTCGCTGCCCTTGTCGCCTGGTTCACCCTGTCGAACGCGAGCTTCCTCGCCCCCGATCCCAAGGGCAAGCCGAAGCTGATCGCGCATCGCGGCGTCTATCACCTCTACGACAAGCGCGCCGCGACGGGGCGCGACACCTGCACCGCGCGGCATATCTTCGCGCCCGAGCATGAGGTGTTCGAAAACACCCCCGAATCGATGCGCTGGGCGGTCGGCAACGGCGCCGCGATGGTCGAGGTCGATGTCGCGCCGACCAGGGATGGACGCATGGTGCTGTTCCACGACTGGTCCGTCGACTGCCGCACCGATGGCAAGGGCGAAACACGCGACCTGACACTCGCCCAGCTCAAGGCGCTCGACATCGGCTTTGGTTACACCGCCGACGGCGGCAAGACCTTTCCGCTGCGCGGCAAGGGCATCGGCAAGATGCCGACGGTCGAGGAAGGCCTCGCGGCGCTCCCCGTCCATCCGATCCTGTTCAACTTCAAGTCGAAAGACGCGCGCGAGGCCGACCAGCTGTTCGCGATCCTGAAAGCCTCGGGCCGCGACAGCGTTAAGATCGGCGACGCTTTCTACGGCGGCGCAGCGCCGGTGAAGCGGATGCGCGAATTGTTGCCGGACAATTGGTCCTTCGACCTCAAGGGCGGCGCGAAGGCCTGCACAAAGGATTATGTCGCCTGGGGCTGGACCGGCGTCGTCCCCGAAAGCTGCCGGAACGGCGTGATCGCGATCCCGATCAACTATCAATGGGCCTATTGGGGCTGGCCCGACCGGCTGATCGCCCGCATGGACAGCGTCGGCGCGCGCGTGATCGTGTTCGGCCCCTATGAAAAGGGCAAGTCGAACGAAGGCGTTTCGACCCCGCAGCAACTCGCGAAAATTCCCGCGAGCTTCAATGGCCATATCTGGGTCGAGGATATTCGCGAAGTCGGCCCGGCGCTGCGGCCGCGGCAGAGGTAA
- a CDS encoding ribonuclease D, with protein MTVYFHEEDLPEGVIGPGAVAIDTETMGLNPLRDRLCLVQISDGSGDEHLVRFNPGSAYDAPVLKGILTDPGRLKLFHFARFDIAALQQALGVVTAPVYCTKIASKLVRTYTDRHGLKELVRELLGQEVSKQQQSSDWGAAELSDAQRDYAASDVRFLHAMKAILDTRLAREGRAELAQACFDFLPTRAALDLAGWPEADIFAHS; from the coding sequence ATGACAGTCTATTTCCACGAAGAAGATTTGCCCGAGGGCGTGATCGGCCCCGGCGCGGTCGCGATCGATACCGAGACGATGGGCCTCAATCCGCTGCGCGACCGGCTGTGCCTCGTCCAGATCAGCGACGGGTCGGGCGACGAGCATCTGGTCCGTTTCAACCCCGGCAGCGCCTATGATGCGCCCGTGCTGAAGGGGATATTGACCGATCCGGGCCGGTTGAAGCTCTTTCATTTTGCCCGCTTCGACATCGCCGCGCTGCAGCAGGCGCTCGGCGTCGTGACCGCGCCCGTCTATTGCACCAAGATCGCCTCGAAGCTGGTGCGCACCTATACCGACCGGCACGGCCTCAAGGAACTGGTGCGCGAATTGCTCGGCCAGGAAGTGTCGAAGCAGCAGCAGTCGAGCGACTGGGGCGCCGCCGAGCTCAGCGACGCGCAGCGCGACTATGCGGCGAGTGACGTGCGTTTCCTGCACGCGATGAAGGCGATTCTCGATACGCGGCTGGCGCGCGAGGGGCGGGCCGAACTCGCGCAGGCCTGTTTCGATTTCCTGCCGACGCGCGCCGCGCTTGACCTCGCCGGTTGGCCCGAGGCCGATATTTTTGCGCACAGCTGA
- a CDS encoding dipeptidase, whose translation MRRWLAGLLLVVAVAALAFFALAPGIIERGTNKIDGKPLPTVSERAKALHSTLTIVDLHSDTLLWKRDILDRATRGHMDLPRLEDGNVALQILASTTKSPKGQNYDANSGDTDNITALVIAQLQPVRTWNSLLERSLWHAEKLHRAVAVSAGKLRAVDTPDDIGTLLAARRGKVPPVGAMLSIEGLHVLEGKLTNLDKLYAAGFRMAGLTHFFDNELAGSMHGLKKGGLTPLGRQVVETMEAKGMIVDIAHCSKACVADILKIARRPVVSSHGGVQATCQVNRNLSDEQIKGVAATGGVVGIGYWDAAVCDTSPSSIAKAMKHVRDLVGIQYVALGSDYDGATTVRFDTSKLAQVTQALIDAGFSDDEIRAAMGGNAIRILKAGLVPLTPPAP comes from the coding sequence ATGCGCCGCTGGCTGGCCGGCCTGTTGCTCGTCGTTGCGGTCGCCGCGCTGGCTTTTTTCGCGCTCGCCCCCGGGATCATCGAGCGCGGCACGAACAAGATCGACGGCAAGCCGCTGCCGACGGTCAGCGAACGCGCGAAAGCGCTGCACTCGACGCTCACGATCGTCGACCTCCACAGCGATACTTTGCTGTGGAAACGCGACATCCTCGATCGCGCGACACGCGGCCATATGGACCTGCCGCGGCTCGAGGACGGAAATGTCGCGCTGCAAATCCTCGCGAGCACGACCAAGTCGCCCAAGGGCCAGAATTACGACGCCAACAGCGGCGACACCGACAATATCACCGCACTGGTGATCGCGCAGCTCCAGCCGGTGCGGACGTGGAACTCGCTGCTCGAACGCTCGCTCTGGCACGCGGAAAAGCTGCACCGTGCGGTCGCCGTATCGGCGGGCAAGCTGCGCGCGGTCGATACGCCCGACGATATCGGCACCCTGCTCGCCGCGCGTCGCGGCAAGGTTCCGCCCGTCGGCGCGATGCTCAGCATCGAGGGGCTCCACGTCCTCGAAGGCAAGCTCACCAATCTCGACAAACTATATGCCGCGGGCTTCCGCATGGCGGGGCTCACCCATTTCTTCGACAATGAGCTCGCCGGATCGATGCACGGGCTGAAGAAGGGCGGGCTCACCCCGCTCGGACGGCAGGTCGTCGAGACGATGGAGGCGAAGGGCATGATCGTCGACATCGCGCATTGCTCGAAAGCCTGCGTCGCGGACATCCTCAAGATCGCGCGCCGCCCGGTCGTGTCCAGCCACGGCGGCGTGCAGGCGACGTGCCAGGTCAACCGCAACCTCAGCGACGAACAGATCAAGGGCGTGGCCGCGACCGGCGGGGTCGTCGGCATCGGCTATTGGGACGCCGCCGTCTGCGACACATCCCCCTCGAGCATCGCCAAGGCGATGAAGCATGTCCGCGACCTTGTCGGCATTCAATATGTCGCGCTCGGCAGCGATTATGACGGCGCCACCACCGTGCGCTTCGATACCTCGAAGCTCGCGCAGGTGACGCAGGCGCTGATCGACGCGGGCTTTTCCGACGACGAGATTCGCGCCGCGATGGGCGGCAACGCGATCCGCATACTCAAGGCGGGGCTGGTGCCCCTGACCCCGCCAGCCCCATGA
- a CDS encoding GGDEF domain-containing protein, whose translation MDSVGGARIAVDHFGTVAVDSIEDQLREIRRERDALRRENRVLKIAVAELERVSERDTLTPLFNRRYFLTAIHHRMARFERHAERAAVVFIDVNQLKYINDNFGHAAGDFALMEIAKRLAGSIRATDVAARIGGDEFGLILDQSSEEGARAQVDRLCGVLAAAPADYDGHEIPLSACFGVAMLQTGMTESDILAAADRDMYRSKQSLGGLPGHR comes from the coding sequence ATGGATAGCGTAGGGGGGGCACGGATCGCGGTCGACCATTTCGGGACCGTCGCCGTTGACTCCATTGAGGACCAGTTGCGTGAGATACGCCGGGAACGCGACGCGCTGCGCCGCGAGAATCGCGTATTGAAGATCGCCGTCGCCGAGCTCGAACGCGTGTCCGAGCGCGATACGCTGACGCCGTTGTTCAATCGCCGCTATTTCCTGACCGCGATCCATCACCGCATGGCGCGGTTCGAGCGCCATGCCGAACGCGCCGCGGTCGTGTTCATCGACGTCAACCAGCTCAAATATATCAACGACAATTTCGGTCATGCCGCAGGCGACTTCGCGCTGATGGAAATCGCCAAGCGGCTCGCGGGGTCGATCCGCGCGACCGACGTCGCGGCGCGCATCGGCGGCGACGAATTCGGGCTGATCCTCGACCAGTCGAGCGAGGAAGGCGCGCGCGCGCAAGTCGACAGGCTGTGCGGCGTGCTCGCCGCCGCCCCCGCCGACTATGACGGGCACGAGATTCCGCTTTCGGCCTGCTTCGGGGTCGCGATGCTGCAGACCGGAATGACCGAATCCGACATATTGGCCGCGGCCGACCGCGACATGTATCGCAGCAAGCAGAGCCTCGGCGGCCTGCCGGGCCACCGCTAA
- the lptC gene encoding LPS export ABC transporter periplasmic protein LptC: MSERADLDRTMRQMWARSGSSHDRVVRILRFGLPLVIGVVAAVLVFSPFTQRAEISFLLAKDKVDMASERMKVTRAEYRGQDAKGQPFALLAGSAVQKSSAEPIVRMTDLSGAIKLADGPATIVARDGAYNMETEKVAVPGTVQVKSANGYHIDASNVAVDLKTRTLTGTGGVNGALNIGPFSANQISADLDKRIVRLEGNARLRINQGVLK; the protein is encoded by the coding sequence ATGTCCGAACGCGCCGACCTTGACCGCACGATGCGCCAGATGTGGGCGCGAAGCGGCTCGAGCCACGACCGGGTGGTGCGCATCCTGCGCTTCGGCCTGCCGCTCGTCATCGGCGTCGTCGCGGCGGTGCTCGTCTTCTCCCCCTTCACTCAGCGTGCCGAGATCAGCTTCCTGCTCGCCAAGGACAAGGTCGACATGGCGAGCGAGCGGATGAAGGTGACGCGCGCCGAATATCGCGGGCAAGATGCGAAGGGGCAGCCTTTTGCGCTGCTCGCGGGCAGCGCGGTGCAGAAAAGCTCGGCCGAGCCGATCGTGCGGATGACCGACCTGTCGGGGGCGATCAAGCTCGCCGACGGCCCCGCGACGATCGTTGCGCGCGACGGTGCCTATAATATGGAAACCGAAAAGGTCGCGGTGCCCGGAACGGTGCAGGTCAAGAGCGCGAACGGCTATCATATCGACGCGAGCAATGTCGCGGTCGATTTGAAGACGCGCACCCTCACCGGCACGGGCGGCGTCAACGGCGCGTTGAACATCGGCCCGTTTTCGGCCAACCAGATTTCGGCCGACCTCGACAAGCGGATCGTGCGGCTGGAAGGCAATGCGCGGCTCAGGATCAATCAGGGAGTGCTCAAATGA
- a CDS encoding LptA/OstA family protein gives MKSMALAGASFALTSLAVLSAGTADRAEAQALANHNSNAPVDFAAGSIEVQDRADRVVLAGNVRVTQAGLTVTAPRMTVAYTRSGGTDVNRLDATGGVTVVKGDETAKGNVAIYDLDRRLITMVGNVELRQRGNNLRGGRLVIDLNSGRATVDGRGASRGPDGNAVQGGTGGRVTGTFTVPERKQ, from the coding sequence ATGAAGAGCATGGCGCTTGCTGGCGCGAGCTTTGCCCTGACCAGTCTCGCCGTCCTTTCCGCCGGCACTGCGGACCGGGCCGAGGCGCAGGCGCTCGCCAATCACAACAGCAACGCGCCCGTCGATTTCGCGGCGGGCAGCATCGAGGTGCAGGATCGCGCAGACCGCGTCGTGCTGGCGGGCAATGTCCGTGTGACGCAGGCGGGGCTGACGGTCACCGCGCCGCGGATGACCGTCGCCTATACGCGCTCGGGCGGCACCGACGTCAACCGGCTCGATGCGACGGGCGGCGTGACGGTGGTGAAGGGCGACGAGACGGCGAAGGGCAATGTCGCCATCTATGACCTCGACCGCCGCCTGATCACGATGGTCGGCAATGTAGAGCTGCGCCAGCGCGGCAACAATCTGCGCGGCGGGCGGCTCGTGATCGATCTCAACAGCGGCCGCGCGACGGTCGACGGGCGCGGCGCGTCGCGCGGTCCCGATGGCAACGCCGTCCAGGGCGGCACCGGCGGGCGCGTCACCGGCACCTTCACGGTACCGGAAAGAAAGCAGTAA
- a CDS encoding Dps family protein — protein sequence MSEKNANTPAVADALNALLADSFALYLKTKNYHWHVQGPRFRELHLLFDEQAGQIFATTDLIAERVRKNGASTLRSIGDIGRRASIRDDDSANADAEAMIRRLAEDNKLLLGQLRDVKAAAEADGDIATSGLVDGWADETQQRIWFLEATLGY from the coding sequence ATGTCCGAGAAGAACGCCAACACCCCCGCCGTCGCCGATGCGCTGAACGCACTGCTAGCCGACAGCTTCGCGCTGTATCTGAAGACCAAAAATTATCACTGGCACGTCCAGGGACCGCGCTTTCGCGAACTGCACCTGCTGTTCGACGAACAGGCGGGGCAGATTTTCGCGACCACCGACCTGATCGCCGAACGCGTGCGCAAAAACGGTGCATCGACGCTGCGTTCCATCGGCGATATCGGCCGCCGCGCCTCGATCCGCGACGATGATAGCGCGAACGCCGATGCCGAGGCGATGATCCGGCGCCTTGCCGAGGATAACAAGCTGCTGCTCGGCCAGTTGCGTGACGTGAAGGCCGCCGCGGAAGCCGATGGCGACATCGCGACGAGCGGGCTGGTCGACGGCTGGGCCGACGAGACGCAGCAGCGCATCTGGTTCCTCGAGGCGACGCTGGGCTATTGA
- a CDS encoding bifunctional riboflavin kinase/FAD synthetase — translation MIRLDGHARIDEPLRGGVIALGNFDGFHAGHQAVVGRAVHHAKDDGRPAIVATFDPHPVRFFKPDVPPFRLTTLDQRQELFAAAGADAMLVLPFDAALAGTTAQDFISTLLLDRYGAAGVVTGSDFVFGKGRGGDVVTLAEHARTHGFFTEMVAPVDDAEEVISSSRIREALQAGDCAAATRLLTRPFTVRGRVQHGDKNGRLLGFPTANIEMGQYLRPRYGIYAVTGRLPDGRILKGAANLGIRPTFDPPKELLEPHFFDFAEDLYGQEIDVAFHAFIRPEARFDDMDALMAQIAEDCDEAKRLLAHL, via the coding sequence ATGATCCGCCTCGACGGCCACGCCCGTATCGACGAGCCCTTGCGCGGCGGGGTGATCGCGCTCGGCAATTTCGACGGATTCCACGCCGGGCACCAGGCGGTCGTCGGCCGCGCGGTCCACCATGCAAAGGACGATGGCCGCCCGGCGATCGTCGCGACCTTCGATCCGCATCCGGTGCGCTTCTTCAAGCCCGACGTCCCGCCCTTCCGCCTCACCACGCTCGACCAAAGGCAGGAGCTGTTTGCCGCCGCGGGCGCCGACGCGATGCTTGTCCTGCCCTTCGACGCCGCGCTCGCAGGCACGACGGCACAGGATTTCATCTCCACGCTCTTGCTCGATCGCTACGGCGCCGCGGGCGTCGTCACCGGCAGCGACTTCGTCTTCGGCAAGGGCCGCGGCGGCGATGTCGTCACGCTCGCCGAACATGCGCGCACGCACGGCTTCTTCACCGAAATGGTCGCGCCGGTCGACGACGCCGAGGAGGTCATCTCGTCGAGCCGCATCCGCGAGGCGCTCCAGGCGGGCGACTGCGCCGCCGCAACGCGCCTGCTCACCCGCCCCTTCACGGTGCGCGGGCGGGTGCAGCACGGCGACAAGAATGGCCGCCTGCTCGGCTTTCCGACCGCGAATATCGAAATGGGGCAGTATCTCCGCCCGCGCTACGGCATCTATGCCGTCACCGGCCGCCTGCCCGACGGGCGTATCCTGAAGGGCGCCGCAAACCTTGGCATCCGCCCGACCTTCGATCCGCCGAAGGAGTTGCTCGAACCGCATTTCTTCGACTTCGCCGAGGATCTTTACGGGCAGGAGATCGACGTCGCCTTCCACGCCTTCATCCGGCCCGAAGCCAGGTTCGACGATATGGACGCGTTGATGGCGCAGATCGCCGAGGACTGCGACGAGGCCAAGAGGCTGCTCGCCCATCTTTGA